A window of the Podospora bellae-mahoneyi strain CBS 112042 chromosome 6, whole genome shotgun sequence genome harbors these coding sequences:
- a CDS encoding hypothetical protein (EggNog:ENOG503PEV2; COG:S), whose product MKTTILSVTTGVLVLFGTTQAFEVPDIVPAVTFNMPINITDKNNATVPITSTIQQAVAKMETDYPGWKAAFQGEEKTVTINIEDGIAYLSDLPGLTQNDTGQCGRVSCSCNSAILWRNTFAHTSTPDFTWTLPINLNDPNSATVTITGTIENAVAKMDTDYPGWNATFMARDPHPSDGDRDDEEPLQNGTFNCRPDHEGWANRGAIRDGIQYLRKVPGTAKTELGPTTAADDVEKELEWNDIADAARDITYKCWFDVNVNVIRRHVDYDDKWGVILVHVSVAEDVHNVTWNLPINPADDNSATVTITGTI is encoded by the exons atgaAGACCACCATTCTCAGCGTCACTACTGGCGTTCTGGTCCTCTTCGGT ACTACCCAGGCCTTCGAGGTCCCGGACATCGTGCCCGCTGTCACCTTCAACAtgcccatcaacatcactgACAAGAACAACGCCACCGTCCCTATCACTA gCACCATCCAGCAAGCTGTAGCCAAAATGGAGACCGACTACCCCGGCTGGAAAGCCGCCTTCCAG ggagaagagaagaccgtcaccatcaacatcgagGATGGCATCGCGTACCTCTCGGATCTGCCCGGCCTCACCCAGAACGACACCGGCCAGTGCGGCCGCGTGAGCTGCTCGTGCAACTCGGCCATTCTCTGGCGCAACACC TTCGCccacacctccacccccgatTTCACCTGGACCCTCCCCATTAACCTCAACGACCCCAACAGCGCCACCGTAACCATCACCGGCACCATCGAAAATGCCGTTGCCAAGATGGATACCGACTATCCCGGGTGGAACGCTACCTTCATGGCGAGGGACCCTCACCCCTCTGACGGTGAtagagatgatgaggagccTCTTCAAAATGGCACCTTCAACTGCCGTCCTGACCATGAAGGCTGGGCTAACAGAGGTGCCATCAGGGACGGGATTCAATACCTCCGTAAAGTTCCTGGCACGGCGAAGACGGAGCTGGGCCCGACAACTGCGGCC GATGACGTTGAGAAGGAGCTTGAGTGGAATGACATTGCCGATGCTGCCCGTGATATCACCTATAAATGCTGGTTTGACG TCAATGTCAACGTGATCAGACGGCATGTCGATTACGATGATAAGTGGGGAGTCATC CTTGTCCACGTCTCCGTCGCTGAAGATGTCCACAATGTTACCTGGAACCTGCCCATCAATCCCGCCGACGATAACAGCGCTACCGTAACCATTACCGGCACTATCTAG